CGTCTTCAAAGCTGGCCTCGTCATCCCGCGAAACTGCGTCACCGGCGGAGCGGATCCCGTCAGCCGTGTGGGCTTTACCGTCGAAGTCGACTTCAATATCGCGGACGTCGCTGTCAGCCTCCAAAGGCGGCTGGCGTTTGCCGAACCGCGGGGGCTCGCCGGTTTCGTCCGCCTTGTCATCAGACCCGCCGGCGTCGCTGAGCCGTGCGCCTATTTCCCGGAATGCCGCCTGTTCACCTGCTGAAAGGCTTTCGCGTGCCGAGCGCTCACGCCGTGTTTGCAGGTCGATGACCTTGTCACTGTTGCGGCGCATCGGGGTCTCGACCAGCCGGATCGCCGGTTTTTCGCCCCGGAACGGATCGTCAGCATCAATGTCGGCGTCCGCAACGTCTGTTGAGGCGTCCTCCGGTGCATCCGCACTTTCAGGGCTTTCAGTTACGGTCTCGGCAGAGGGGACTTCGGAATCTTGTACATCCGGCGCGTCTGGCGCGTCGGAATGGCCGATGGTTGCAGGGTCTGCACCGTCGAGCCTGGCGAGATCGGCCAAATCCTCCTCGGTTTCGGCATCCACGGCGCCATCAATGTCCAAAAGCTCCGCCTGATCGGTCTCCGCCTCGGCGTCAGTGTCCTGGTGCGGTGATGTGGACACTGGCGCGCCGGGCGACAGCGCCAGGCCGATGGCTTCGGGGTCGGTGCGGGTTTCACCGCTGCGCACGATGCCAAAGCCGCGGAAGCCGTCAAACTGCCGGTCACGGGTGTAGGTCGGCAAGGCCGCGAGATCGACGGGGGTGACCAGATTGGTGCCCTGGATCGGCCAGAACACGGTCTTGCCCGACCAGGTGTCACGGCGGTTGAGTGCCTCGATGATCACATGATCCGGGTCGAGATTGAACACATTGGCGATGTCGGGAAACTTGCGGCCGATGATGTCGGCGGCATTTGGGCCAACGGCAGCAGCGAACTCGGCCGAGACTTCACTGAAGGCTCCGCCCCGGTCGATCTTCCAGACAAACCGGGTCGGTTTGGCATTCGGATCGAAACGGAATTCGGCATCTCCGGCCTTGTTCGGTGTCTTTGCAGGGTCTGCAGGCTGGGAGGGCAGGGCAGTGGCCTGCTCATGCTCCCAGGGCCGGGCATCGGTATCGGCGGTGTCGTCCGGCTCCCGGCCAGTCAACTCTGAAGCGGTATCTGTGCCGTCACTTGCAGGGCCTGTTTCATTCCGCGGCCGACCAGCCTCTTCAGGCTCTTCCGGCACCGGAGAGAATGCGATCCCGCGGGCCTCTGCGAAAGGCTCGGGAAGCCTGCTTTCTTCAGGCGCTGGCTGGATGTGTTGACCGAGCTCCGTTCGCACACGTTTAGCGTCGAAACCGCCTTCGGCTTCGTCAGCCTCTGCGCCACCTGATTCCATGGTTTCGCTCTCGTCCGCATCTGCCAGATCGCTCTGGGCATCGCTTTCTGTGACAACCGCGTCATCGTCCTGCGGTTCCGAAAAAGCGGGTACGATCCTGTCCTCGGGGGCTTCGGCGTCTTCCAGAGTGTCTTCATACGCAGATGGCTCGACCGCGAACAGCAGATGCAGCAGCGGGCTGTCGGTGAGCCGGCCGATGGCGGCCGGCATCGCACCCTCGCGCGCCTCGACCATCCGCTTGACCAGGCGGTCCTCTTCTCCCGCCACATCGGCGATCATCCGCTCGATGGCAACGGGATCAAGGCCGATTGTGTCAAATGTCCGCGATGCGGCCAGGACGATCCCCATGGCGTCGAGCACGGCAACATGGGTGCCGGTGCCTTCAAAGCCGCTGATGATCTGCCGTGCCCGTGCGGCCGGCGCCAGGATCGATTTGGCGTGGCTGGTGATCATGAAGGCCTGCGCCCCGTCGGGCAGGATGATTGTCTCGAGGCTTGCCGGCGTCATCGTGCGCGAAAAGCCGCGGCCAAGACGCATCATGAAGCTCTGCGGTTTGCCGGTGCGGTCAACGCCACTCAGGGCACTCGCGATCTGCCGCTTGATCACAGGCTGGTTGCTCAGCCCCTCATCGAGAATGTCGTAGATGGTTTCGAAGCCGAACAGCTCCGCAGCGGCGCCATTGGCCCAAAGCACAGCCTCAAGATCCGGACTTAGCACCGCAACGGCATCGCCATTGGCAAAGCGCTCCCGCACGGCCCGGTGCACGGCAAGATCGATGAACGGATAGTGGTGCGCCTGCATGGGCTGCCTTCCAGTTTCGGCCAAGACTTGCTGCCTGATCATGGCAGATTAAGGGTTCGTTAATAGCTTTGCGGCGCTCGGCGGTCCAGCAACGGGCTGCCGGGTCGCCCGGAATTGTCAATAAAAGGTTAACGGATGGTGCGACGCACAACAATGTTGCATTGCACAATGAAAGCTGCTATAGCTCTCGTGAACTTGAAACGGGGCCGCGAACAGGTCCCACCGAACTTCCCACATACCTTCAAGGAGAAGTGAAATGGCGACCAAGAAAACCGCAACCACTGCTGAAATGTTTGAATTCCCGGCTTTCGACATGACCAAGATGGCCGACGGCTACCGTGAGATGGCTGACAAGTCTGTCAACCAGACCAAGGAAGCCTATGCGAAGGTCAAGTCGGCGGCCGAAGACACCACCAAGGCGATCGAAGCAACTCTCGAGAACGCTCAGGCCGGCACTGTTGAACTGAGCCTCAAGGCCATCGACACTGCACGCATGAACGCCGAAGCTTCGCTCTCGCACATGGAAGCGCTGCTTGGCGTCAAGTCGGTCGCTCAGATGTTCGAACTGCAGACCGCATTCATGCGCAAGCAGGCTGAACTGATGGTTGATCAGACCAAGGTCATGCAGGAAGCCGCCAAGAAGGTTGCAGAAGATGTTTCCAAGCCGGTCAAGGCTGTCTCGGAAAAGGCAATGGCCGAATTCAAGGTCGCCTGAATTCAATCTTCGTACTGAATGAAAAAGGCCGGACCTCGTGTCCGGCCTTTTTCATGCGATCCTGTGCGGTTGGAAATTGCCAAAACCGGTGCCTGACCTCTTGCAAAAACCAACTGCTCCCCGTATGTGAGCCTCCAGAAAGCGGACAGGGTCTTGCCCTGCATTCTGCTTGTGCGGTTGTAGCTCAGTTGGTTAGAGCGCCGGATTGTGGATCCGGAGGTCGGTGGTTCGAGCCCACCCAACCGTACCATCCGATTTTGCCTTTGACCGAGAACAGGTCCGGCCTTGGCTAAAAAGCCTTGAAGGTCAGGATGGTGTGGGTGCGTTCCACGCCCGGCACGGTGTGGATATTGTCGGCGACAAAGCGGCCGATATCGACATCATCCTCGATGTAGAACTTGGCCAGCAGATCGAACTGGCCGCTCACCGAATAGACTTCCGAAGCGATCTCGCGATTGGCGATTTCGTCGGCCACGGCATAAGCCTCGCCGAGTTTGCATTGAAATTCCACGAAAAAACACTGCATCGCCTGTGTTCTCCTGTCATGACCCGGTGCTGGTGTCCGTGGCCGCTTGTGTCACTGACGGCCTCAAATGATATGGCCGCCCATTGGGGTGTCACACTTTGGAACCACGCCCTGACAAAGATCGCAAGAGGCAAGTGATACCGAAATACTTTAAGCTTAAAAAAACGACTGGAATTCTTCGCCGTGACTGATAAGGTCATATGGAATGGCGGTCCGGTATCGCCGTCGCATCTTAAAAAAGCTGACTGGATCGAAACAAGGTTCTGCGGCTCGGGAACACATTACTCGGAGGACGACCCATGAAAAAAGCAATCATTGCATTTGCGGCCGCAACCGCGCTTGCCACTGGCGTAACCCAGGCCTTTGCCGAGCCGGTCAAGGTCGGCATGATCACAACCCTTTCGGGCGGCGGCGCGTCGCTCGGCATCGATGTGCGCGACGGCTTCGAGCTGGCAATCAAGCAATCGGGCAACACCGATATTGAGCTGATCGTCGAGGATGATGCCCGCAAGCCGGATCTGGCGGTGCAGCTGTCCGACAAGCTGATCCAGTCTGACAAGGTCGACATCATGACCGGGATCATCTGGTCCAACCTTGCCATGGCTGTGATCCCCGGCGCGGTTGCCCAGGGCAAGATCTATCTTTCGCCCAACGCCGGCCCGTCGGCGCTGGCTGGTGCGGGCTGCAATGAGAACTATTTCAACGTCGCCTGGCAAAACGACAATCTGCATGAGGCCATGGGCGCCTATGCCAACACGGCCGGTTTCAAGAAAAGCTTCATCCTGGCCCCGAACTACCCGGCAGGCCAGGACGCGCTGACCGGTTTCAAGCGCTTCTTCAAGGGTGAAATCGCCAACGAGATCTATACCAAGCTCGGTCAGACCGATTATGCGGCCGAGATCGCCGAGATCCGCGCTTCGGGCGCCGACAGCGTGTTCTTCTTCCTGCCCGGCGGCATGGGGATCGCTTTCATGAAGCAATATGCAGGTGCCGGCGTTGACGTGCCGCTGCTCGGCCCCGCCTTCTCCTTCGATCAGGGCATTCTGCAGGCCGTCGGCGATGCAGCTCTTGGCGTCAAGAACACCTCGCAGTGGTCCAAGGACATCGACAACGAGACCAACAAGGCCTTTGTCGAAAGCTTCCAGGCCGAGTATGGCCGTCTGCCATCGCTCTATGCCAGTCAGGGTTTCGACACCGCGAACCTGCTGCTCTCGGCCATGGGCTCCGCGCCGATCTCGGACAAACCGGCATTTCTTGCCGCGCTGAAAGCCGCTGATTTCAAATCGACCCGCGGCGATTTCAAGTTCGGACCGAACAACCATCCGATCCAGGACATCTATGTCCGCGAAGTGATCAAGGAAGGCGACGTTTATACCAACAAGCTGGTGGGCGTTGCGCTTGAAGATCACAGTGACGCCTACGCAGCCGATTGCAAGATGTAATCACCGAACCATCCCGGACGGGCCGCAGCGCCCGTCCGGACCTTCGAGTGCGCCCCGACCTTAGGCTTCGGCGCTGGTGCGAGACCGGTAAGCCATGAGTACTGCCCTTTTTCTTGAACAGCTTCTCAACGGACTGCAGCTCGGCGTGACGCTGTTCCTGATGGCGGCGGGCCTCACACTGATCTTCGGTGTGATGGGCTTGATCAATCTCGCCCACGGCTCGCTGTTCATGGTCGGCGGCTTCGTCTGTGCGGCGGTTGCGGCGGCCACCGGATCGTTCTGGATCGGCCTTGCGGCCAGCTTGGTTGCTGCCGCCGCCCTCGGTGCGATCGTCGAGATCGTTGTCATCCGCAGGCTCTATGACCGTGATCACCTCGACCAGGTGCTGGCCACTTTCGCGCTGGTGCTGATGTTTTCCGAAGGCGTGCGGTTTCTGTTCGGCTCGTTTCCGCTCTACCTTGACCCGCCGGCGATCCTGGCTGGCCCGGTGACGTTGCCCGGCGGTCTGCCCTATCCGGCCTACCGGCTGGCGATCATCGTCGCAGGCGTTCTCATCGCCATCGGGCTCGGCCTTCTTATAAGTCGCACACGGCTTGGCATGCAGATCCGCGCCGGCGAGGCCGACCGTGAAATGATCGCGGCACTGGGCGTCGACATCCGCTTTCTCTACACCGTGGTATTCGCGCTGGGCGCAGCCCTGGCGGGCTTTGCCGGTGCAATGATCGGCGCGCTCCAGTCGGTTCAGGTCGGCATGGGCGAACCGGTTCTGATCCTCGCCTTCGTGGTCATCGTCATCGGCGGCATTGGCTCGATCCGCGGCGCGTTGGTGGCATCGCTGATTGTTGGTCTGGTCGACACCATGGGCCGCTTCCTGCTGCCGACCCTGCTCTCCGGCGTCATGGAGGCATCCGCGGCCCGCGGGATCGGCTCGGCAATTGCCTCGATGTTGATCTATCTGTTGATGGCGGTGGTTCTGGTGTTCAAGCCAAAGGGGCTGTTTCCCGCCAATGCTTAAGCATCTCACAGAACACCGGCTCAACATCATCCTGGCGCTGATCCTGCTGATCGCGCCTCTGGTGGCGCATTTCGCAGATGAACCCTTCCTGGTTACGCTCGCCACCCGCGCGACCATTCTGGCGCTGGCCGGCGTCGGCCTCAACATAGCGCTGGGACTCGGCGGGCTTGTGTCCTTCGGCCATGCCGCCTTCTTTGGCCTTGGCGGATATGCGGTGGGAATTCTCGCCAGCCACCACCAGACCTTTGAGCCGCTGATGACCTCGCCCTTCATCATCAACGGCACCAACCAGATGCTGGTGCTGTGGCTGGTCGCGATTGTCGTCAGCGGCATCGCGGCGCTGCTGATCGGGGCGCTGAGCCTGCGCACATCGGGCGTCTATTTCATCATGATCACGCTCGCCTTCGCGCAGATGATCTACTACTTCGCCATATCCTGGCCGGCCTATGGCGGTGAGGATGGTCTCTCGATCTATGTCCGCAACGCCTTTCCCGGCATCAACACGCTCAGACCGCTGGATTTCTTCCTGCTGTGCTATGCGGTGCTGATCGTCGTGCTGATCGGTCAATGGCGGATGACCGGTGCGCGCTTTGGCGTGGCGCTGCAGGCGGTTCGCCAGAACGAGGGCAGGGTGGCAGCACTCGGCCTTTCACCCTACCGCATCAGGCTGGCGGCCTTCGTGATCTCCGGAATGGTCACGGGCCTTGCCGGTGCGCTTTATGCCGATCTCAACCGCTTCGTCAGCCCGACCATGATCTCCTGGCACCTGTCGGGCGAAATCATGGTGTTCATCATTCTGGGCGGCGTCGCGCGGCTGTTCGGCCCGGTGGTCGGTGCCTGCCTGTTCGTCTTGTTCGAGCACCTCTTCGGCAGTTTCACCACCCATTGGCAATTCTTCCTAGGCGCCGCGCTTCTCAGCGTGGTGCTGTTTGCGCGTGGCGGTTTCATCGGCCTGGTGGTGGGGAGGGCACGCCATGACTGAACCGGTCCTTGCACTCTCCGGACTGAACAAGTCCTTCGGCGCTCTGAAGGTCACCGATGATGTCGATCTCGATCTGCGTCCCGGTGAGATCCATGCCCTGATCGGTCCCAATGGCGCGGGCAAATCGAGCCTGATCAAGCTGGTTGCGGGCGAAATGCCTGCCGATTCCGGTGAAATCCGCTTTGCGGGCCGCGAGATCAGTGGTCTCGATCAGGTGGCGCGCGCCCGTCTCGGCCTCACCCGCACCTTTCAGGTCTCCTCGCTGATCCCGGAATTCTCCGTGCGCGGCAATGTCGCGCTGGCGGCCCAGGCGCGGCGACGCTCGGTTTTCGGCTTTGTACGCCAAGTGGCTATGGATCCCGATCTCACCGGCGAGGCGATGGAAGCCCTCGAGCGCGTTGGTCTCCAGGAGCGTGCGGGGATCCGCGTGAGTGAACTCTCCCACGGCGAAAAGCGGCTTCTGGAAATCGCCATGGCGCTTGCCATGCGGCCGCGCATCTTCCTGATGGACGAACCGATGGCCGGCCTCGGGCAGGAAGGCTCGGCGCGTCTGATCGGTTTCCTCGACAAGCTGCGTACACAAGCGCCGATCCTGCTGATCGAACATGACATGGATGCGGTGTTCAAACTTGCCGACCGGATCTCGGTGCTGGTTGCCGGGCGCATCATCGCCCGTGGCAACGCCGATGAGATCCGTAACAATCCTGACGTGCGCGCCGCCTATCTCGGGGAGGACGAGGCATGAGCCTGCTGGAAGTCAGGGGCCTTGAGGCCTTCTACGGCGGTTCCCAGGCGTTGTTCGGCGTCGACTTCGCCATCGCCGAGGGCGAACTGGTGGCGCTCATGGGTCGCAACGGCATGGGCAAGA
The DNA window shown above is from Hoeflea phototrophica DFL-43 and carries:
- a CDS encoding ATP-binding protein, producing the protein MQAHHYPFIDLAVHRAVRERFANGDAVAVLSPDLEAVLWANGAAAELFGFETIYDILDEGLSNQPVIKRQIASALSGVDRTGKPQSFMMRLGRGFSRTMTPASLETIILPDGAQAFMITSHAKSILAPAARARQIISGFEGTGTHVAVLDAMGIVLAASRTFDTIGLDPVAIERMIADVAGEEDRLVKRMVEAREGAMPAAIGRLTDSPLLHLLFAVEPSAYEDTLEDAEAPEDRIVPAFSEPQDDDAVVTESDAQSDLADADESETMESGGAEADEAEGGFDAKRVRTELGQHIQPAPEESRLPEPFAEARGIAFSPVPEEPEEAGRPRNETGPASDGTDTASELTGREPDDTADTDARPWEHEQATALPSQPADPAKTPNKAGDAEFRFDPNAKPTRFVWKIDRGGAFSEVSAEFAAAVGPNAADIIGRKFPDIANVFNLDPDHVIIEALNRRDTWSGKTVFWPIQGTNLVTPVDLAALPTYTRDRQFDGFRGFGIVRSGETRTDPEAIGLALSPGAPVSTSPHQDTDAEAETDQAELLDIDGAVDAETEEDLADLARLDGADPATIGHSDAPDAPDVQDSEVPSAETVTESPESADAPEDASTDVADADIDADDPFRGEKPAIRLVETPMRRNSDKVIDLQTRRERSARESLSAGEQAAFREIGARLSDAGGSDDKADETGEPPRFGKRQPPLEADSDVRDIEVDFDGKAHTADGIRSAGDAVSRDDEASFEDDARADLEDSSATAAEASEQTTGIDAARDEASATDERSTEGREAEDAPVPATPWPSAFALPPRQVMHAGLNASLIDAIPSPLLVHAADTLIHANPEFLELTGYGSLEALSEAGGLDHLLERSGDDGQLEDGSLTVRRGDGASRKVSARLRSVNWGDAHALLLALAPATESAPEADQAESPAPVAQLIATNDMDIDPAQAGSSDALAIEAEELRSILETATDGVVILDNDGTIRSMNGSAFALFNYDEHDTLHQPFAMLFAHESQRAVMDYISGLAEHGVSSVLNDGREVIGREASGGFLPLFMTIGRLSRSNGYCAVLRDITQWKRTEEELRTAKRDAETANSHKSDFLARVSHEIRTPLNAIIGFSEMMSEERFGPIGSPRYLEYAHDIGNSGKHVLDIVNDLLDISKIEAGQVDMEFTAVSLNDHLAESVSLLQPMANSQRVIIRTSLSESVPDVVADQRSVKQIALNLLSNAIRYTPSGGQIVVSTSYEPSGNVVIRIRDTGIGMNRKELEQAMKPFGQVGAGPRQRGEGTGLGLPLTKAMVEANRAQFDIVSAAGEGTLVSIAFPPQRVLAD
- a CDS encoding phasin; the encoded protein is MATKKTATTAEMFEFPAFDMTKMADGYREMADKSVNQTKEAYAKVKSAAEDTTKAIEATLENAQAGTVELSLKAIDTARMNAEASLSHMEALLGVKSVAQMFELQTAFMRKQAELMVDQTKVMQEAAKKVAEDVSKPVKAVSEKAMAEFKVA
- a CDS encoding Lrp/AsnC ligand binding domain-containing protein, which translates into the protein MQCFFVEFQCKLGEAYAVADEIANREIASEVYSVSGQFDLLAKFYIEDDVDIGRFVADNIHTVPGVERTHTILTFKAF
- a CDS encoding ABC transporter substrate-binding protein, with protein sequence MKKAIIAFAAATALATGVTQAFAEPVKVGMITTLSGGGASLGIDVRDGFELAIKQSGNTDIELIVEDDARKPDLAVQLSDKLIQSDKVDIMTGIIWSNLAMAVIPGAVAQGKIYLSPNAGPSALAGAGCNENYFNVAWQNDNLHEAMGAYANTAGFKKSFILAPNYPAGQDALTGFKRFFKGEIANEIYTKLGQTDYAAEIAEIRASGADSVFFFLPGGMGIAFMKQYAGAGVDVPLLGPAFSFDQGILQAVGDAALGVKNTSQWSKDIDNETNKAFVESFQAEYGRLPSLYASQGFDTANLLLSAMGSAPISDKPAFLAALKAADFKSTRGDFKFGPNNHPIQDIYVREVIKEGDVYTNKLVGVALEDHSDAYAADCKM
- a CDS encoding branched-chain amino acid ABC transporter permease gives rise to the protein MSTALFLEQLLNGLQLGVTLFLMAAGLTLIFGVMGLINLAHGSLFMVGGFVCAAVAAATGSFWIGLAASLVAAAALGAIVEIVVIRRLYDRDHLDQVLATFALVLMFSEGVRFLFGSFPLYLDPPAILAGPVTLPGGLPYPAYRLAIIVAGVLIAIGLGLLISRTRLGMQIRAGEADREMIAALGVDIRFLYTVVFALGAALAGFAGAMIGALQSVQVGMGEPVLILAFVVIVIGGIGSIRGALVASLIVGLVDTMGRFLLPTLLSGVMEASAARGIGSAIASMLIYLLMAVVLVFKPKGLFPANA
- a CDS encoding branched-chain amino acid ABC transporter permease, giving the protein MLKHLTEHRLNIILALILLIAPLVAHFADEPFLVTLATRATILALAGVGLNIALGLGGLVSFGHAAFFGLGGYAVGILASHHQTFEPLMTSPFIINGTNQMLVLWLVAIVVSGIAALLIGALSLRTSGVYFIMITLAFAQMIYYFAISWPAYGGEDGLSIYVRNAFPGINTLRPLDFFLLCYAVLIVVLIGQWRMTGARFGVALQAVRQNEGRVAALGLSPYRIRLAAFVISGMVTGLAGALYADLNRFVSPTMISWHLSGEIMVFIILGGVARLFGPVVGACLFVLFEHLFGSFTTHWQFFLGAALLSVVLFARGGFIGLVVGRARHD
- a CDS encoding ABC transporter ATP-binding protein; amino-acid sequence: MTEPVLALSGLNKSFGALKVTDDVDLDLRPGEIHALIGPNGAGKSSLIKLVAGEMPADSGEIRFAGREISGLDQVARARLGLTRTFQVSSLIPEFSVRGNVALAAQARRRSVFGFVRQVAMDPDLTGEAMEALERVGLQERAGIRVSELSHGEKRLLEIAMALAMRPRIFLMDEPMAGLGQEGSARLIGFLDKLRTQAPILLIEHDMDAVFKLADRISVLVAGRIIARGNADEIRNNPDVRAAYLGEDEA